From Rhodanobacteraceae bacterium, the proteins below share one genomic window:
- a CDS encoding Lysophospholipid acyltransferase: MSAQDMQDDASAQAAKEHWLSRPEAGGWFAIWLIRFIGLHFGRGFARLILYPITLYFYFRRGPERRASRDYFRRLDGRPGTPWQVMRLIHAFASTILDRVFLLARGIDGFRVTTHGVEELHRQLDRGQGVMLLGAHVGSFEVLRVLAAHKPECKLKLVMDKSKTPALTALLEALAPELSDSIIDTSRGGTDIVLALSEAAREGAMITLLGDRGRPRELMREVPFIGADAAFPAAPWQIAALLKVPVVLCLGMYLGGNRYDLTFETLAESVDLPRTDRNAALDFYIRHYAERLEHHLRAAPYNWFNFYDFWLPQAIVDAPPAVDATLQHARVS; this comes from the coding sequence ATGAGCGCGCAAGACATGCAGGACGACGCCAGCGCGCAGGCGGCGAAGGAACACTGGCTGAGCCGTCCGGAAGCGGGCGGCTGGTTCGCGATCTGGCTGATCCGTTTCATCGGGCTGCACTTCGGGCGCGGCTTCGCGCGGCTCATCCTGTATCCGATCACGTTGTACTTCTATTTCCGGCGCGGGCCCGAGCGCCGCGCGTCGCGCGATTATTTCCGCCGCCTCGATGGCCGGCCCGGCACGCCGTGGCAGGTGATGCGCCTGATCCATGCGTTTGCATCGACGATCCTCGATCGCGTTTTCCTGCTGGCGCGCGGCATCGACGGCTTCCGCGTCACCACGCACGGCGTCGAGGAATTGCATCGGCAGCTCGACCGCGGACAGGGCGTGATGTTGCTGGGCGCGCACGTCGGCAGCTTCGAGGTGCTGCGCGTGCTGGCCGCGCACAAGCCCGAGTGCAAGCTCAAGCTGGTGATGGACAAGAGCAAGACGCCGGCGCTGACCGCGTTGCTGGAAGCCCTCGCGCCGGAATTGTCGGACAGCATCATCGACACCTCGCGCGGCGGCACCGACATCGTGCTGGCGCTGTCCGAAGCCGCGCGCGAAGGCGCGATGATCACGCTGCTGGGCGATCGCGGCCGGCCGCGCGAACTGATGCGCGAGGTTCCGTTCATCGGCGCCGACGCGGCGTTCCCGGCCGCGCCCTGGCAGATCGCGGCCCTGCTGAAAGTGCCGGTCGTGCTGTGCCTCGGGATGTACCTCGGCGGCAATCGCTACGACCTGACGTTCGAAACCCTGGCCGAAAGCGTGGACCTGCCGCGCACCGATCGCAACGCTGCGCTCGACTTCTACATCCGCCATTATGCGGAACGGCTCGAACATCACCTGCGTGCAGCGCCCTACAACTGGTTCAATTTTTATGACTTCTGGCTCCCGCAAGCGATCGTCGATGCGCCTCCCGCCGTGGATGCAACGCTGCAGCATGCGCGCGTTTCGTGA
- a CDS encoding FAD-binding protein yields the protein MDGGNAPGFDCDVLVIGGGPGGSTIATLLARRGWRVTMLEKTSHPRFHIGESLLPANMPIFEELGALEKLRELGRLKLGADFPRDDGSYYTFRFDRALGDTPPYAFQVVREDMDRMLFRHARENGVDAREKVKVERADFDDGGVTVHVDADGAESQLRARYVVDASGRDTFLGKQLKLVERSDKHQSAAMFAHYQGIGYNPDDPGGNIISVNRFAHGWAWFIPLPGGITSVGCVCKPGYLKMRQGASNEDFMAKTLAIVPGAARRMQDAKRVSPVRFTGNYSYTCNRIAGHRWILIGDAWAFLDPVFSSGVFLSMYSARRASDVVDGALRDFARETALQRRYAKHMRQGYARFAWFIHRFNSPVMKALFADPRNVMQVEQGVISMLAGDVFDNKRVLSKLRIFKTIYAIASLVNLRGWAVDLADRRRQNRMRVAADAAE from the coding sequence ATGGACGGCGGCAATGCGCCCGGATTCGACTGCGATGTCCTGGTGATCGGCGGCGGCCCCGGCGGTTCGACCATTGCCACTCTGCTCGCCCGGCGCGGCTGGCGCGTGACGATGCTGGAAAAAACTTCCCACCCGCGCTTCCACATCGGCGAATCGCTGCTGCCCGCCAACATGCCGATCTTCGAGGAGCTTGGGGCGCTGGAAAAACTGCGCGAACTCGGCCGCCTGAAACTCGGCGCCGATTTCCCGCGCGACGACGGCAGCTACTACACCTTCCGCTTCGACCGCGCGCTGGGCGACACGCCGCCCTACGCATTCCAGGTCGTGCGCGAAGACATGGATCGGATGCTGTTCCGGCACGCCCGCGAGAACGGCGTGGACGCGCGCGAAAAGGTGAAAGTGGAACGCGCGGATTTCGACGACGGGGGCGTGACCGTGCACGTCGATGCGGACGGCGCGGAGTCGCAACTGCGCGCACGCTACGTGGTCGATGCGTCCGGCCGCGACACCTTCCTCGGCAAGCAACTGAAGCTGGTCGAGCGCAGCGACAAGCACCAGAGCGCGGCGATGTTCGCGCACTACCAAGGCATCGGCTACAACCCCGACGATCCGGGCGGCAACATCATCAGCGTCAACCGCTTCGCGCACGGCTGGGCGTGGTTCATCCCGCTGCCTGGCGGCATCACCAGCGTCGGCTGCGTGTGCAAGCCGGGTTACCTGAAGATGCGGCAGGGCGCGAGCAACGAAGATTTCATGGCGAAGACACTTGCGATCGTGCCCGGCGCCGCGCGCCGCATGCAGGACGCGAAGCGCGTGTCGCCCGTGCGCTTCACCGGCAATTATTCGTACACCTGCAACCGGATCGCAGGGCACCGCTGGATCCTCATCGGCGACGCGTGGGCGTTCCTCGATCCGGTGTTTTCGTCGGGCGTGTTCCTGTCGATGTATTCGGCGCGCCGGGCGAGCGACGTGGTGGATGGCGCGCTGCGCGACTTCGCGCGCGAAACGGCCTTGCAGCGGCGCTACGCCAAACACATGCGCCAGGGCTATGCGCGCTTCGCCTGGTTCATCCATCGCTTCAACTCGCCGGTGATGAAGGCGCTGTTCGCCGATCCGCGCAACGTGATGCAGGTGGAACAGGGCGTGATCTCGATGCTGGCCGGTGACGTGTTCGACAACAAACGCGTGCTGTCGAAGCTGCGCATCTTCAAGACGATCTACGCGATCGCCTCGCTGGTCAACCTGCGCGGCTGGGCCGTCGACCTTGCCGATCGCCGCCGCCAGAACCGCATGCGCGTCGCCGCCGATGCCGCGGAATGA
- a CDS encoding Porphobilinogen synthase, with protein MSYPLTRLRRMRRDAFSRALMRETVLTPSDLILPVFVQEGAGVVRDDVASMPGVSRLSIDALLQVAEQAQQLGVPALALFPHLEDDKKTADGREAFNDDGLVQRAVRALKSRFPELGVICDDALDPFTTHGQDGLIDDTGYILNDETVAVLVKQALSQARAGADFVAPSDMMDGRIGAIRLALEDAGLVHTRILAYSAKYASSFYGPFRDAVGSAASLGKGSKHTYQMDVGNSDEALREVQLDLEEGADAVMVKPGLPYLDIVRRVKERFGAPTFVYQVSGEYAMLKAAGANGWIDERACAMEALLSIKRAGADAILTYYALDAARWLRSAA; from the coding sequence ATGAGTTACCCCTTGACCCGCCTGCGCCGCATGCGCCGCGATGCTTTTTCACGCGCGCTGATGCGCGAAACCGTGCTGACCCCGTCGGACCTGATCCTGCCCGTGTTCGTGCAGGAGGGCGCGGGCGTGGTTCGGGACGACGTGGCCTCGATGCCCGGCGTGTCGCGGCTGTCCATCGACGCTTTGTTGCAGGTCGCCGAGCAGGCGCAGCAGCTGGGTGTGCCGGCACTGGCGCTGTTTCCGCATCTGGAAGATGACAAGAAGACTGCCGATGGCCGCGAAGCCTTCAACGACGACGGCCTGGTGCAACGCGCGGTGCGCGCGCTGAAGTCGCGTTTCCCGGAACTTGGCGTGATCTGCGATGACGCGCTGGACCCGTTCACGACCCACGGCCAGGACGGCCTGATCGACGACACCGGCTACATCCTGAACGATGAAACCGTCGCGGTGCTGGTGAAGCAGGCGCTGTCGCAGGCCCGCGCGGGCGCGGATTTCGTCGCGCCCTCGGACATGATGGATGGCCGCATCGGCGCGATCCGCCTGGCATTGGAAGATGCAGGCTTGGTCCACACCCGCATCCTCGCGTATTCGGCGAAGTACGCGTCCAGCTTCTACGGCCCATTCCGCGACGCGGTCGGTTCGGCGGCGTCGCTCGGCAAGGGGTCCAAGCACACCTACCAGATGGACGTCGGCAACTCCGACGAGGCGTTGCGCGAAGTGCAACTCGACCTCGAAGAAGGCGCCGACGCGGTGATGGTCAAACCGGGCTTGCCGTACCTCGACATCGTGCGCCGCGTGAAGGAACGCTTCGGCGCGCCGACCTTCGTGTACCAGGTCTCGGGCGAATACGCGATGCTGAAAGCCGCCGGCGCCAACGGCTGGATCGACGAAAGGGCCTGCGCCATGGAAGCCCTGCTGTCGATCAAGCGCGCCGGTGCCGACGCGATCCTGACGTATTACGCGCTGGACGCCGCGCGCTGGCTGCGTTCGGCAGCCTGA
- a CDS encoding membrane protein → MSNGARVAIWFAWLVVIAAVGWGVALHLKISSDLRDFVPPARTADQKLLLDEIGKGPGSRLLLLAISGAPQARLAELSRGLEDALAHDPDFAHVANGGNDLAEIASDLLPYRYLLSPTLDTQRFDAAYLRAQLQQRVEDLSSPAASMLEPWLRRDPTLETLELAQRWAPPHQPKLVDGVWFSDRGEALLVAETRAAGFDPGAQAAAIASLQKHFAVLPGAAQAKLAISGPGWFGVQASRHTRAEADRFGAITTAGFVLMLLLAYRSAVPIVVTALPLLSGAVVGFALLALIFGHAHGITVAFGFTLLGVAQEYPLRVFSHRRIGVETSQCVRELWPLLAIAIVSVCIAYLAFFASGVAGLQQLAVFTIGGLVVAGVCTRWLLPRVVPPAKRDMAATPGLARAWHFLAQLPRPRWLPWLVAVAGVVVVVFAPGKLWQNDLSALTPIPQAELQRDARLRAELGAPDVRYLLVLRAPTAEGVLALSERIAPQVQQLVARHAVDGFELPSRFLPSAATQHARQGKLPDTSELQSALQQAMQGLPFRAGVFAPFVADVEAARKLPPLTPGKFEQSPLGARLESMLVQQGDGWAGLGTLSGVNDPAAFVALTQATHGAVHLLDLKASTESLIVAYRHRILVALGIAALLLCIAVTLALRSARRALHVLGPMTLATLLVLVVLRACGIPLSLFHLVSLTLAAGLGLHYALFFERRTGDEREDLRTLHATLVCVASALLVFGVLSLSSVPVLRAIGLTVALGVAFHFTLSVLMAPAEHLRREH, encoded by the coding sequence ATGAGCAATGGCGCGCGGGTCGCGATCTGGTTCGCGTGGCTCGTAGTGATCGCCGCGGTCGGCTGGGGCGTCGCGCTGCACCTCAAGATCAGCTCCGACCTGCGCGACTTCGTGCCGCCGGCGCGCACCGCGGACCAGAAACTTCTGCTCGACGAGATCGGCAAGGGACCGGGCTCGCGCCTGCTGCTGCTGGCGATTTCCGGCGCGCCGCAGGCGCGGCTCGCGGAGTTGTCGCGCGGTTTGGAAGATGCATTGGCGCACGATCCCGACTTCGCCCACGTGGCGAATGGCGGCAACGATCTTGCGGAGATCGCGTCGGACCTGTTGCCGTACCGTTATCTGCTGTCGCCCACGCTTGACACGCAGCGCTTCGATGCGGCGTACCTGCGCGCGCAACTCCAGCAGCGCGTCGAGGATTTGAGTTCGCCCGCCGCGTCGATGCTGGAGCCGTGGCTGCGCCGCGACCCGACGTTGGAAACATTGGAGCTCGCGCAACGCTGGGCGCCACCGCATCAACCGAAACTGGTGGACGGCGTGTGGTTTTCCGATCGCGGCGAAGCGCTGCTGGTTGCGGAGACCAGGGCCGCAGGATTCGATCCGGGTGCGCAGGCCGCGGCGATTGCGTCGCTGCAAAAACATTTCGCGGTGCTGCCCGGTGCGGCGCAAGCGAAACTCGCGATCAGCGGGCCGGGCTGGTTCGGCGTGCAGGCCAGTCGCCACACGCGCGCGGAAGCCGATCGGTTCGGTGCGATCACCACCGCCGGTTTCGTGTTGATGCTGTTGCTGGCGTATCGCAGCGCGGTGCCCATCGTGGTGACGGCGCTGCCGCTGCTGTCGGGCGCGGTAGTGGGGTTCGCGCTGCTGGCGCTGATCTTCGGGCATGCGCACGGCATCACCGTGGCGTTCGGCTTCACGCTGCTGGGCGTGGCGCAGGAATATCCGCTGCGCGTGTTCAGCCATCGCCGCATCGGTGTCGAAACCTCGCAGTGCGTGCGCGAGTTGTGGCCGTTGCTGGCGATCGCGATCGTGTCGGTGTGCATCGCCTATCTCGCGTTCTTCGCGTCGGGCGTCGCCGGCCTGCAACAACTTGCGGTGTTCACGATCGGCGGATTGGTGGTGGCCGGCGTTTGCACGCGCTGGTTGCTGCCGCGGGTAGTGCCGCCGGCGAAGCGCGACATGGCCGCGACGCCCGGGCTGGCGCGCGCGTGGCACTTCCTCGCGCAGCTGCCGCGCCCGCGCTGGTTGCCATGGCTGGTCGCCGTGGCGGGCGTCGTCGTGGTGGTGTTCGCGCCGGGCAAGTTGTGGCAGAACGATTTGTCGGCGCTGACGCCGATTCCGCAAGCCGAATTGCAGCGCGACGCGCGCCTGCGCGCCGAACTCGGCGCGCCCGACGTGCGCTATTTGCTGGTGCTGCGTGCGCCGACCGCGGAAGGCGTGCTGGCCTTGTCCGAACGCATCGCACCGCAAGTGCAGCAACTGGTCGCGCGGCACGCCGTCGATGGCTTCGAATTGCCCTCGCGGTTCCTGCCCAGCGCGGCAACCCAGCACGCGCGGCAGGGCAAGCTTCCCGATACGTCCGAGTTGCAGTCCGCATTGCAGCAGGCGATGCAGGGCTTGCCGTTCCGCGCCGGCGTGTTCGCGCCGTTCGTGGCCGACGTCGAAGCCGCGCGCAAGCTGCCGCCGTTGACGCCCGGGAAGTTCGAGCAATCGCCGCTGGGCGCACGGCTGGAGTCGATGCTGGTGCAGCAGGGCGACGGTTGGGCGGGTCTGGGCACGCTGAGCGGCGTCAACGATCCCGCCGCGTTCGTCGCGTTGACGCAGGCAACGCATGGCGCCGTGCACCTGCTCGACCTCAAGGCGTCCACCGAATCGCTGATCGTCGCGTATCGGCATCGCATCCTCGTCGCACTCGGCATCGCCGCGTTGCTGTTGTGCATCGCGGTGACGCTGGCACTGCGCAGCGCGCGTCGCGCCTTGCACGTGTTGGGGCCGATGACGCTGGCGACGCTGCTGGTGCTGGTTGTGTTGCGCGCCTGCGGGATTCCGTTGTCGCTGTTCCATCTGGTGTCGCTGACATTGGCGGCGGGACTCGGTTTGCACTACGCGCTGTTCTTCGAGCGCCGCACCGGCGACGAGCGCGAGGATCTGCGCACGCTGCATGCGACGCTGGTGTGCGTGGCATCCGCGCTGCTGGTGTTCGGCGTGCTGTCGCTGTCGAGCGTGCCGGTGCTGCGCGCGATCGGCTTGACCGTGGCGCTTGGCGTGGCCTTCCACTTCACGCTGTCGGTGTTGATGGCGCCGGCCGAACATTTGCGCCGGGAGCATTGA
- a CDS encoding diguanylate cyclase/phosphodiesterase (GGDEF & EAL domains) with PAS/PAC sensor(s): MLNRDAILAAIGRQLAENDIGTGGFAVVVVYIRGLRQVALRFGSECGEQVEVTIRKLLRESLRPLDTVFQSGDESFLAVLPGLSGRNNALLAAAGLMAQFEQPHVVAPGMPPWQTRAVMGVALFPQDGTDPDTLWRHAQMAADDALRRGERYAFHDPRNVRANIDYHELRESIEANRLATFFQPIWSLAQSRIVGVESLARWTSHKVGPVSPDDFVTFAEQNDLITSLTRWSIHATLRYVSALRGLPGCRVALNLSPRTLSHGGVAEQLLDALNIWGVPPNAIVAEITETALAGDVETVVRVLGKLRDHGVRIAIDDFGVGYASITYLSKFPASELKIDKSLVAHIATDARMAKLVESIVRFAHNLGLEATAEGIEDATSQRLLQEMGCDFGQGFHLGKPEPAADFVARYGVSLAAETSVPRAAG; encoded by the coding sequence ATGTTGAACCGCGATGCGATCCTGGCCGCGATCGGTCGCCAGCTCGCCGAGAACGACATCGGCACGGGCGGCTTCGCGGTCGTCGTCGTGTACATCCGCGGCCTGCGTCAAGTCGCGCTGCGCTTCGGCAGCGAGTGCGGCGAACAGGTCGAGGTGACGATCAGGAAACTGTTGCGCGAGTCGCTGCGCCCGCTGGACACCGTGTTCCAGTCGGGCGACGAAAGTTTCCTCGCGGTGTTGCCCGGTTTGAGCGGCCGCAACAACGCGCTTTTGGCAGCGGCAGGATTGATGGCGCAGTTCGAGCAACCGCACGTGGTGGCGCCGGGCATGCCGCCGTGGCAGACGCGCGCGGTGATGGGCGTCGCGCTGTTTCCGCAGGACGGCACCGATCCGGACACGCTGTGGCGGCACGCGCAGATGGCGGCCGACGACGCGCTGCGGCGCGGCGAGCGCTACGCGTTCCACGATCCGAGGAACGTGCGTGCGAACATCGATTACCACGAATTGCGCGAAAGCATCGAAGCCAACCGGCTGGCGACGTTTTTCCAGCCGATCTGGAGCCTCGCGCAATCGCGGATCGTCGGCGTGGAATCGCTGGCGCGCTGGACCAGCCACAAGGTCGGTCCGGTCAGCCCCGACGATTTCGTCACCTTCGCCGAGCAGAACGACCTGATCACCTCGCTGACGCGCTGGAGCATCCACGCGACCCTGCGCTACGTGTCCGCGCTGCGCGGCCTGCCGGGTTGCCGCGTCGCACTGAACCTGTCGCCGCGCACGCTCTCGCACGGCGGCGTTGCCGAACAACTGCTCGACGCGTTGAACATCTGGGGCGTGCCGCCCAACGCGATCGTCGCGGAAATCACCGAAACCGCGCTGGCCGGCGACGTGGAAACCGTGGTGCGCGTGCTGGGCAAGTTGCGCGACCACGGCGTGCGCATCGCGATCGATGACTTCGGCGTCGGCTACGCATCCATCACCTACCTCAGCAAATTCCCGGCCTCGGAACTGAAGATCGACAAGTCGCTGGTCGCGCACATCGCCACCGACGCGCGCATGGCCAAGCTGGTCGAATCGATCGTGCGCTTCGCGCACAACCTCGGCCTGGAAGCGACCGCGGAAGGCATCGAGGATGCAACCTCGCAACGCCTGCTGCAGGAAATGGGCTGCGACTTCGGCCAGGGTTTCCATCTCGGAAAGCCGGAGCCGGCCGCGGATTTCGTCGCACGGTACGGCGTGTCGCTTGCGGCAGAAACGTCGGTGCCGCGTGCGGCTGGCTGA
- a CDS encoding Oxidoreductase, short-chain dehydrogenase/reductase family, whose protein sequence is MNPKRVLVTGGSGDIGGAICMALARDGWQVIVHAHANRERAEAVAERIRADGGEAETATFDITDAAATRAAIEGLLQGGAIDALVHNAGIHDDAPLAGMSEAQWRRVIDVSLHGFFHATQPLLLPMARTRFGRIVAVSSVAAQIGNRGQVNYAAAKSALHGAAKSLAREMASRGITVNVVAPGIIEGRLTEALFSPEQVKAMIPAARTGTPAEVAAVVAFLCSDGAGYVNGQVIGVNGGMA, encoded by the coding sequence ATGAATCCGAAGCGCGTGCTGGTCACGGGCGGCAGCGGCGACATCGGCGGCGCGATCTGCATGGCACTGGCACGCGACGGCTGGCAGGTGATCGTGCACGCCCATGCCAATCGCGAACGCGCCGAAGCCGTGGCGGAGCGGATTCGCGCAGACGGTGGCGAAGCCGAAACCGCGACGTTCGACATCACCGACGCCGCCGCGACGCGCGCTGCAATCGAAGGTCTGCTGCAAGGCGGTGCGATCGATGCGCTGGTGCACAACGCCGGCATCCACGACGACGCGCCGCTGGCGGGCATGAGCGAAGCGCAGTGGCGGCGGGTGATCGACGTGTCGCTGCATGGCTTCTTCCACGCGACGCAGCCGCTGCTGTTGCCGATGGCCCGTACACGTTTCGGACGCATCGTCGCGGTGTCGTCGGTGGCGGCGCAGATCGGCAATCGCGGGCAAGTCAATTACGCGGCGGCGAAATCGGCGTTGCATGGCGCGGCGAAATCCCTGGCGCGCGAAATGGCCTCGCGCGGCATCACCGTCAACGTGGTTGCGCCCGGCATCATCGAAGGGCGCCTGACCGAAGCCCTGTTTTCGCCCGAGCAGGTGAAGGCGATGATCCCCGCCGCGCGCACCGGCACGCCGGCGGAAGTGGCGGCGGTGGTGGCGTTCCTGTGTTCCGACGGGGCCGGCTACGTCAACGGCCAGGTGATCGGCGTGAACGGCGGCATGGCCTGA
- a CDS encoding Undecaprenyl diphosphate synthase, whose amino-acid sequence MQSELSRPIAGKDAGLSAPGWLRLALADLRRRPWRILNPLLHPLYRWYAHVLARQVASGPVPAHIGLILDGNRRFARGMGLEATLGHQYGVNKLREVLEWCIDLEVRHVTLYVFSTENFSRPAAEVECLLDLFVRESARLLQEPSFKSGRVRVKIIGQRDRLPERVVAASEALELSTAGHDGMLLTIALAYGGREEITDAVKGLLANAAAEGRTLESVAAELKPEQIERYLYTGGVPDPDFIIRTSGEQRLSGFLIWQAAYSEFYFCDVLWPAFRRIDFLRAVRIYQRRARRYGR is encoded by the coding sequence ATGCAATCGGAACTCTCCCGGCCAATCGCCGGCAAGGACGCCGGGTTGTCCGCTCCCGGCTGGCTGCGCCTTGCGCTCGCGGATTTGCGCCGCCGTCCATGGCGGATCCTCAATCCGCTGCTGCACCCGTTGTATCGCTGGTACGCACACGTCCTCGCCCGCCAGGTCGCCAGCGGACCGGTGCCCGCGCACATCGGCCTGATCCTCGACGGCAACCGGCGCTTCGCGCGCGGCATGGGCCTGGAAGCGACGCTGGGCCACCAGTACGGCGTCAACAAGCTGCGCGAAGTGCTGGAGTGGTGCATCGACCTCGAAGTGCGCCACGTCACCCTGTACGTTTTCAGTACCGAGAACTTCAGCCGCCCGGCGGCCGAAGTCGAATGCCTGCTCGATCTGTTCGTGCGCGAAAGCGCGCGCCTGTTGCAGGAGCCAAGTTTCAAGTCGGGCCGCGTGCGTGTGAAGATCATCGGCCAGCGCGACCGCCTGCCGGAGCGCGTGGTCGCGGCCAGCGAAGCGCTGGAGCTTTCCACCGCCGGACACGACGGCATGCTGCTCACCATCGCGCTGGCCTACGGCGGGCGCGAGGAAATCACCGACGCCGTGAAAGGGCTGCTGGCGAACGCTGCCGCGGAAGGACGAACGCTGGAGTCGGTGGCTGCCGAACTGAAGCCCGAACAGATCGAACGCTATCTCTACACCGGCGGCGTGCCCGATCCGGACTTCATCATCCGCACCAGCGGCGAACAGCGCTTGTCGGGCTTCCTGATCTGGCAGGCCGCGTACAGCGAGTTCTATTTCTGCGACGTGTTGTGGCCGGCCTTCCGGCGCATCGATTTCCTGCGCGCGGTGCGCATCTATCAGCGGCGCGCGCGCCGCTACGGGCGTTAG
- a CDS encoding Putative inner membrane protein, which produces MNGFAWLPWRRPPPPIDDVLWRDAMDACPLAQRLPPDDRTRLRELAARFLQRKGFHPIEMELDAKQRLLIAMLACLPVLRLGFRALRGWQGVVVYPGEFRVRHRHHDGSTGVVTESDQIRIGEAWQIGPLVLSWAAIEHDLAQPWTGSNVVVHEIAHKLDMLDGPPDGVPPLPRGVSWRGWINTFQRAYDRLLLAVRRGEATPVDPYAATNPGEYFAVVSELHFSDPRRLEWAEPDVAALLRGYYGPSPAQA; this is translated from the coding sequence ATGAACGGGTTCGCCTGGTTGCCCTGGCGGCGGCCGCCACCGCCCATCGACGACGTACTCTGGCGCGATGCAATGGACGCGTGTCCGCTGGCGCAGCGATTGCCGCCGGACGATCGCACGCGCCTGCGCGAACTGGCCGCGCGTTTCCTGCAACGCAAGGGTTTCCACCCGATCGAAATGGAACTGGACGCGAAGCAGCGCCTGCTGATCGCGATGCTGGCCTGCCTGCCGGTGCTGCGGCTGGGCTTTCGCGCGCTGCGCGGCTGGCAGGGCGTCGTCGTTTATCCCGGCGAGTTCAGGGTTCGCCACCGCCACCACGACGGCAGCACCGGCGTGGTCACCGAAAGCGACCAGATCCGGATCGGCGAGGCGTGGCAAATCGGGCCGCTGGTGTTGTCGTGGGCTGCGATCGAGCATGACCTGGCGCAGCCCTGGACCGGCTCGAACGTCGTCGTGCACGAAATCGCGCACAAGCTGGACATGCTGGACGGCCCGCCCGACGGCGTGCCGCCGCTGCCGCGCGGCGTGTCGTGGCGGGGCTGGATCAATACCTTCCAGCGCGCCTACGATCGCCTGTTGCTGGCGGTTCGCCGCGGCGAAGCTACGCCGGTCGACCCGTACGCGGCCACCAATCCGGGCGAATATTTCGCCGTGGTCAGCGAATTGCACTTCTCCGATCCGCGCCGGCTGGAATGGGCCGAACCGGACGTCGCGGCGTTGCTGCGCGGCTATTACGGGCCATCACCAGCACAGGCCTGA
- a CDS encoding Pirin encodes MTATPIPGREHDLGNGLLVLRSLPSLARRSIGPFVFFDHAGPVVMDAATGRQADVRPHPHIGLSTVSYLMSGAVRHRDNQGFDQVIHPGDVNWMTAGRGIVHSERFDVPDAFAGDGLELLQSWVALPDEQEECDPSFSHHVRAELPHAEDGGVALRVIAGEAFGMKSPVRVHSPIFYVHAELKAGARIEVPVDYSERAAYVVHGRVRDESDGAEYGPRQLLTFAPRDPVTLRASTDATVMLLGGEPLGPRFVWWNFVSSRKERIREAAADWQAGRFKLPASDNREFIPLPDKPI; translated from the coding sequence ATGACTGCCACGCCCATTCCCGGACGCGAACACGACCTCGGCAACGGCCTGCTTGTGCTGCGCAGCCTGCCCTCTCTGGCGCGGCGTTCGATCGGCCCGTTCGTGTTCTTCGACCATGCGGGCCCGGTGGTGATGGACGCCGCGACCGGCCGCCAGGCCGACGTTCGCCCGCATCCGCACATCGGGCTTTCCACGGTCAGCTATTTGATGAGCGGCGCGGTGCGCCATCGCGACAACCAGGGTTTCGACCAGGTGATCCATCCCGGCGACGTCAACTGGATGACCGCGGGCCGCGGCATCGTGCACTCCGAACGCTTCGACGTACCCGATGCGTTCGCGGGCGACGGACTGGAACTGCTGCAGTCGTGGGTCGCGCTGCCGGACGAGCAGGAGGAATGCGACCCGTCATTTTCCCACCACGTGCGCGCAGAGCTGCCCCACGCGGAAGACGGCGGCGTCGCATTGCGCGTGATCGCCGGCGAAGCGTTCGGGATGAAGAGTCCCGTGCGCGTCCATTCGCCGATCTTCTACGTGCATGCGGAACTGAAAGCCGGCGCGCGCATCGAGGTTCCCGTGGACTACAGCGAACGCGCGGCCTACGTGGTGCACGGCCGCGTGCGCGACGAATCGGACGGCGCGGAATACGGGCCGCGGCAATTGCTGACGTTTGCGCCGCGCGATCCGGTGACCTTACGCGCCAGCACCGATGCCACCGTGATGCTGCTTGGCGGCGAACCACTCGGCCCGCGTTTCGTCTGGTGGAACTTCGTGTCGTCGCGCAAGGAGCGCATCCGCGAGGCCGCGGCGGACTGGCAAGCCGGACGTTTCAAACTGCCCGCGAGCGACAACCGGGAGTTCATCCCGCTGCCGGACAAGCCGATCTAG
- a CDS encoding 3-hydroxydecanoyl-[ACP] dehydratase produces MLPKADWRRLIPHAGSMCLLDEVLDWDATRLHARSQSHRNPGNPLRADDVLHAVNLCEYAAQAMAVHGALRERAAGGKARPGFLVALRDVALRVERIDDLEGRLQVHVECLIAMADSLQYAFRVEHRGALLASGRAAVMLRSDPVAE; encoded by the coding sequence ATGCTGCCCAAGGCCGACTGGCGACGCCTGATTCCGCACGCGGGATCGATGTGCCTGCTGGACGAAGTGCTGGACTGGGATGCGACGCGCCTGCACGCGCGGAGCCAATCACATCGCAATCCCGGCAATCCGTTGCGCGCCGACGACGTGCTGCACGCCGTGAATTTGTGCGAATACGCGGCGCAGGCCATGGCGGTGCACGGCGCCCTGCGCGAACGCGCGGCGGGCGGGAAGGCGCGGCCGGGATTCCTGGTCGCGCTGCGCGACGTGGCCTTGCGTGTCGAGCGCATCGATGACCTGGAAGGCCGGTTGCAAGTGCACGTCGAGTGCTTGATCGCGATGGCGGACAGCCTGCAATATGCGTTCCGCGTCGAGCATCGCGGCGCGCTGCTGGCAAGCGGCCGCGCGGCGGTGATGCTGCGCTCCGACCCGGTGGCGGAATGA